Proteins found in one Variovorax terrae genomic segment:
- the rplK gene encoding 50S ribosomal protein L11 produces MAKKIVGFVKLQVPAGKANPSPPIGPALGQRGLNIMEFCKAFNAQTQGVEPGLPLPVVITAFADKSFTFVIKTPPATVLIKKAIKLDKGSAKPHSDKVGKITRAQLEEIAKTKMKDMTAADLNAAVRTIAGSARSMGVNVEGV; encoded by the coding sequence ATGGCGAAGAAAATCGTCGGTTTTGTCAAGCTGCAAGTGCCAGCAGGCAAGGCCAATCCGTCCCCCCCGATCGGTCCGGCGCTGGGTCAGCGTGGCCTGAACATCATGGAGTTCTGCAAGGCGTTCAACGCCCAGACCCAGGGCGTCGAGCCCGGTCTGCCGCTGCCCGTGGTGATCACGGCGTTCGCGGACAAGAGCTTCACCTTCGTGATCAAGACGCCGCCCGCGACGGTCCTGATCAAGAAGGCCATCAAGCTGGACAAGGGTTCGGCCAAGCCGCACAGCGACAAGGTTGGCAAGATCACGCGCGCCCAGCTCGAGGAAATCGCCAAGACCAAGATGAAGGACATGACGGCCGCCGACCTGAACGCCGCCGTCCGTACCATCGCCGGCTCTGCCCGTTCCATGGGCGTGAATGTGGAGGGTGTGTAA
- a CDS encoding LemA family protein — protein sequence MSWTLTLWGALAVLLFWSVGAYNRLVRLRGEALQAFTALDAQLRQQVALAQACLPTAEAAGPAQPGEPVDAATALRAGLQGAAAQFDASLAAVRAKPLDAQAVAALAAAQDVLAMAWQRLRNEAHDLAGAAVPDTLQAEWQQLGTHTRAAAGGFDQTVARYNEAIRQFPAVLLAWLFGFQAARGLGAA from the coding sequence ATGTCCTGGACCCTGACGCTGTGGGGCGCACTGGCCGTGCTGCTGTTCTGGTCGGTCGGAGCCTACAACCGCCTGGTGCGGCTGCGCGGTGAAGCCCTGCAGGCCTTCACCGCACTCGATGCCCAGCTGCGCCAGCAGGTGGCGCTGGCGCAGGCCTGCCTGCCCACCGCGGAGGCGGCCGGGCCGGCCCAGCCCGGCGAGCCGGTCGATGCCGCGACCGCCCTGAGGGCCGGCCTGCAAGGGGCGGCCGCGCAGTTCGACGCATCGCTGGCGGCCGTGCGTGCCAAGCCGCTGGATGCGCAGGCCGTGGCGGCGCTGGCTGCCGCGCAGGATGTGCTGGCCATGGCCTGGCAGCGGCTGCGCAACGAGGCCCACGACCTGGCCGGCGCGGCCGTGCCCGATACCCTGCAGGCCGAGTGGCAGCAGCTGGGCACGCACACCCGCGCCGCGGCCGGTGGCTTCGATCAGACGGTCGCCCGCTACAACGAAGCGATCAGGCAGTTTCCCGCCGTGCTGCTGGCCTGGCTGTTTGGCTTCCAGGCGGCGCGCGGGCTCGGGGCCGCATAA
- the rpoB gene encoding DNA-directed RNA polymerase subunit beta — MAYSYTERKRIRKSFGSRDSVLDVPYLLQMQKDAYTAFLQADAAPQKRTIEGLQAAFDAAFPIVSHNGFVEMKFVEYNLAKPAFDVRECQTRGLTFASAVRAKVQLIIYDRESSTSQSKVVKEVKEQEVYMGEVPLMTDKGSFIINGTERVIVSQLHRSPGVFFEHDKGKTHSSGKLLFSARIIPYRGSWLDFEFDPKDILYFRVDRRRKMPVTILLKAIGLNPESILANFFVNDNFRLMDSGAQMEFVSERLRGEVARFDITDKSGKVVVAKDKRITARHTRELETSNTTHISVPEDFLVGRVVARNIVDGDTGEIIAKANDELTEALLKKLRAAGIQDLQVIYTNELDQGAYMSQTLRIDETVDEFAARVAIYRMMRPGEPPTEDAVQALFQRLFYNPDTYDLSRVGRMKFNAKVGRDESTGPMVLTNEDILAVVKILVDLRNGNGEVDDIDHLGNRRVRCVGELAENQYRAGLARIEKAVKERLGQAEQEPLMPHDLINSKPISAALKEFFGASQLSQFMDQTNPLSEITHKRRVSALGPGGLTRERAGFEVRDVHVTHYGRVCPIETPEGPNIGLINSLALYARLNEYGFIETPYRRVVDGKVTMDIDYLSAIEEGKYVIAQANAVLDKDGKLTGELVSAREKGESILVGADRIQYMDVSPAQIVSVAASLVPFLEHDDANRALMGANMQRQAVPVLRPEKAFVGTGIERVSAVDSGTVVTAMRGGVVDYVDATRIVVRVNDDEAQAGEVGVDIYNLIKYQRSNQNTNIHQRPIVKRGDKIAKGDVVADGASTDIGELALGQNMLVAFMPWNGYNFEDSILISERVVADDRYTSIHIEELVVMARDTKLGAEEITRDIPNLSEQQLNRLDESGIIYVGAEVQPGDTLVGKVTPKGETTLTPEEKLLRAIFGEKASDVKDTSLRVDQGSQGTVIDVQVFTREGIQRDKRAQQIIDDELKRFRLDLNDQLRIVEADAFDRIEKLLTGKVANGGPNKLAKGTKLDKVYLSSVEKFHWFDIRPADEEVASQLESIKNSLEQTRHSFDLAFEEKRKKLTQGDELPAGVLKMVKVYLAVKRRLQPGDKMAGRHGNKGVVSKIVPVEDMPYMADGTPCDIVLNPLGVPSRMNVGQVLEVHLGWAAKGIGQRIGDMLQQEAKVAELRKFMEQIYNGSGRKEELSQLSDDQVLEMAGNLSTGVPFATPVFDGASEEEIRGMLKLAFPDEIAKAKGLTATRTQAHLYDGRTGDAFERPTTVGYMHVLKLHHLVDDKMHARSTGPYSLVTQQPLGGKAQFGGQRFGEMEVWALEAYGAAYTLQEMLTVKSDDVQGRTKVYESIVKGEHAIDAGMPESFNVLVKEIRSLGLDIELERS; from the coding sequence ATGGCCTACTCTTATACCGAACGCAAGCGGATCCGCAAAAGTTTCGGCAGCCGCGACAGCGTGCTGGATGTTCCCTACCTGCTGCAGATGCAAAAGGACGCCTACACCGCGTTCCTGCAAGCCGATGCAGCCCCGCAAAAACGCACCATTGAAGGTCTGCAAGCCGCTTTTGACGCGGCTTTCCCCATCGTCTCGCACAACGGTTTCGTCGAGATGAAGTTCGTCGAGTACAACCTGGCCAAGCCGGCCTTCGACGTGCGCGAATGCCAGACCCGCGGCCTGACCTTCGCCTCGGCCGTGCGTGCCAAGGTGCAGCTCATCATCTATGACCGCGAATCCTCGACCTCGCAGTCCAAGGTGGTCAAGGAAGTGAAGGAGCAGGAGGTCTACATGGGCGAAGTGCCCCTGATGACCGACAAGGGTTCCTTCATCATCAACGGCACCGAGCGCGTGATCGTGTCGCAGCTGCACCGTTCGCCGGGCGTGTTCTTCGAGCACGACAAGGGCAAGACCCACAGCTCGGGCAAGCTGTTGTTCTCTGCGCGCATCATTCCCTACCGCGGTTCCTGGCTCGACTTCGAGTTCGATCCCAAGGACATCCTGTACTTCCGCGTCGACCGCCGCCGCAAGATGCCGGTCACGATCCTGCTGAAGGCCATCGGCCTGAACCCGGAATCGATCCTGGCGAACTTCTTCGTCAACGACAATTTCCGCCTGATGGACAGCGGCGCGCAGATGGAGTTCGTCTCCGAGCGCCTGCGCGGCGAAGTCGCACGCTTTGACATCACCGACAAGTCGGGCAAGGTCGTCGTCGCCAAGGACAAGCGCATCACCGCGCGCCACACGCGCGAGCTGGAAACCTCCAACACCACGCACATCAGCGTGCCGGAAGACTTCCTGGTCGGCCGCGTGGTCGCGCGCAACATCGTTGACGGCGACACCGGCGAGATCATCGCCAAGGCCAATGACGAGCTGACCGAAGCGCTGCTCAAGAAGCTGCGCGCCGCCGGCATCCAGGACCTGCAGGTCATCTACACCAACGAACTCGACCAGGGCGCGTACATGTCGCAGACCCTGCGCATCGACGAGACGGTGGACGAGTTCGCCGCGCGCGTGGCCATCTACCGCATGATGCGCCCCGGCGAGCCGCCGACCGAAGACGCCGTGCAGGCCCTGTTCCAGCGCCTGTTCTACAACCCCGACACCTACGACCTGTCGCGCGTCGGCCGCATGAAGTTCAACGCCAAGGTCGGCCGCGACGAATCCACCGGCCCGATGGTGCTGACCAACGAGGACATCCTGGCCGTGGTCAAGATCCTGGTGGACCTGCGCAACGGCAACGGCGAAGTCGACGATATCGACCACCTGGGCAACCGCCGCGTGCGCTGCGTCGGCGAACTGGCCGAGAACCAGTACCGCGCCGGCCTCGCTCGCATCGAGAAGGCCGTGAAGGAACGTCTGGGCCAGGCCGAGCAAGAGCCGCTGATGCCGCACGACCTGATCAACTCCAAGCCGATTTCCGCGGCGCTCAAGGAGTTCTTCGGCGCCTCGCAGCTGTCGCAGTTCATGGACCAGACCAACCCGCTGTCCGAGATCACGCACAAGCGCCGCGTCTCGGCCCTGGGCCCGGGCGGCCTGACGCGCGAGCGTGCCGGCTTCGAAGTGCGCGACGTGCACGTCACCCACTACGGCCGCGTCTGCCCGATCGAAACGCCGGAAGGCCCGAACATCGGCCTGATCAACTCGCTGGCCCTGTACGCCCGCCTGAACGAATACGGTTTCATCGAGACGCCGTACCGCCGCGTGGTCGATGGCAAGGTCACGATGGACATCGACTACCTGTCGGCCATCGAGGAAGGCAAGTACGTGATCGCGCAGGCCAACGCCGTGCTCGACAAGGACGGCAAGCTGACCGGCGAACTGGTCTCCGCGCGTGAAAAGGGCGAATCGATCCTGGTCGGCGCCGACCGCATCCAGTACATGGACGTGTCGCCCGCGCAGATCGTCTCCGTGGCCGCCTCGCTCGTGCCGTTCCTCGAGCACGATGACGCGAACCGCGCACTGATGGGCGCCAACATGCAGCGCCAGGCCGTGCCGGTGCTGCGCCCCGAGAAGGCCTTCGTCGGCACCGGCATCGAGCGCGTGTCCGCGGTCGACTCCGGCACCGTGGTCACCGCCATGCGCGGCGGCGTGGTGGACTACGTGGACGCCACCCGCATCGTGGTGCGTGTGAACGACGACGAAGCCCAGGCGGGCGAAGTCGGCGTCGACATCTACAACCTGATCAAGTATCAGCGTTCGAACCAGAACACCAACATCCACCAGCGCCCCATCGTCAAGCGCGGCGACAAGATCGCCAAGGGCGACGTGGTGGCCGACGGCGCCTCGACCGACATCGGCGAGCTGGCCCTGGGCCAGAACATGCTGGTGGCGTTCATGCCCTGGAATGGCTACAACTTCGAGGATTCGATCCTGATCAGCGAACGCGTCGTGGCCGACGACCGCTACACCTCGATCCACATCGAGGAACTGGTGGTGATGGCGCGCGACACCAAGCTCGGTGCCGAGGAAATCACGCGCGATATCCCGAACCTGAGCGAGCAGCAGCTCAACCGCCTGGACGAGTCCGGCATCATCTACGTCGGCGCTGAAGTGCAGCCTGGCGATACGCTGGTCGGCAAGGTCACGCCCAAGGGCGAGACCACGCTCACCCCCGAAGAGAAGCTGCTGCGGGCGATCTTCGGCGAGAAGGCGTCCGACGTGAAGGACACCTCGCTGCGCGTGGACCAGGGCTCGCAAGGCACCGTGATCGACGTGCAGGTGTTCACGCGTGAAGGCATCCAGCGCGACAAGCGCGCCCAGCAGATCATCGACGACGAGCTCAAGCGCTTCCGCCTCGACCTGAACGACCAGCTTCGCATCGTCGAAGCCGACGCGTTCGACCGGATCGAGAAGCTGCTGACCGGCAAGGTTGCCAACGGCGGCCCGAACAAGCTGGCCAAAGGCACCAAGCTCGACAAGGTCTACCTGTCGTCGGTGGAGAAGTTCCACTGGTTCGACATCCGTCCGGCCGATGAGGAAGTGGCTTCGCAGCTCGAATCCATCAAGAACTCGCTGGAGCAGACGCGCCACAGCTTCGACCTGGCTTTTGAGGAAAAGCGCAAGAAGCTCACGCAAGGCGACGAGCTGCCCGCGGGCGTGCTCAAGATGGTCAAGGTCTACCTGGCCGTCAAGCGCCGCCTGCAGCCTGGAGACAAGATGGCCGGCCGCCACGGCAACAAGGGCGTGGTGTCCAAGATCGTTCCGGTCGAAGACATGCCCTACATGGCCGACGGCACGCCGTGCGACATCGTGCTCAACCCGCTGGGCGTGCCTTCGCGCATGAACGTGGGCCAGGTGCTCGAAGTGCACCTGGGCTGGGCCGCCAAGGGCATCGGCCAGCGCATCGGCGACATGCTGCAGCAGGAGGCCAAGGTGGCCGAGCTGCGCAAGTTCATGGAGCAGATCTACAACGGCTCGGGCCGCAAGGAAGAGCTGTCGCAGCTGTCCGACGACCAGGTGCTGGAAATGGCGGGCAACCTGTCCACCGGCGTGCCGTTCGCCACCCCGGTGTTCGACGGTGCCTCGGAAGAGGAAATCCGCGGCATGCTCAAGCTGGCCTTCCCGGACGAGATCGCCAAGGCCAAGGGCCTGACCGCCACGCGCACCCAGGCCCATCTGTATGACGGCCGCACGGGCGATGCGTTCGAGCGTCCCACGACGGTTGGCTACATGCACGTGCTCAAGCTGCACCACCTGGTGGACGACAAGATGCACGCGCGCTCGACCGGCCCGTACTCGCTGGTCACGCAGCAGCCGCTGGGCGGCAAGGCGCAGTTCGGCGGCCAGCGTTTCGGCGAGATGGAAGTGTGGGCGCTGGAAGCCTACGGCGCCGCCTACACGCTACAGGAAATGCTCACCGTGAAGTCCGACGACGTGCAGGGTCGTACCAAGGTGTACGAGTCCATCGTCAAGGGCGAACACGCCATCGACGCCGGCATGCCGGAATCGTTCAATGTGCTGGTCAAGGAAATCCGTTCCTTGGGCCTGGACATCGAACTCGAACGTTCTTAA
- the rplL gene encoding 50S ribosomal protein L7/L12: MAFDKDAFLTALDSMTVLELNDLVKAIEEKFGVSAAAMAAPAAGGGAAAPAAEEKTEFNVVLLEAGANKVSVIKAVREITGLGLKEAKDLVDGAPKPVKEAIAKADAEAAKKKLEDAGAKVELK, from the coding sequence ATGGCATTCGATAAAGACGCATTTCTGACCGCGCTCGACAGCATGACGGTCCTGGAACTCAACGACCTGGTGAAAGCCATCGAAGAGAAGTTTGGCGTGAGCGCAGCCGCCATGGCAGCCCCCGCAGCCGGCGGCGGCGCCGCTGCTCCGGCCGCTGAAGAGAAGACCGAATTCAACGTGGTGCTGCTCGAAGCCGGCGCCAACAAGGTGTCGGTCATCAAGGCCGTGCGCGAAATCACCGGCCTGGGCCTCAAGGAAGCCAAGGACCTGGTGGACGGCGCTCCGAAGCCTGTCAAGGAAGCCATCGCCAAGGCTGACGCCGAAGCCGCCAAGAAAAAGCTGGAAGACGCCGGCGCCAAGGTCGAACTCAAGTAA
- the rplA gene encoding 50S ribosomal protein L1 has protein sequence MTQLTKKQKALQGKVDSNKLYPLADALSIVKEAATAKFDESIDVAVQLGIDAKKSDQVVRGAVVMPNGIGKTKRVAVFAQGAKAEEAKAAGADIVGMDDLAAQVKAGDMPFDVVIAAPDAMRVVGTLGQILGPRGLMPNPKVGTVTPDVATAVKNAKAGQVQFRVDKAGIVHGTIGRRSFDNDKLQGNLAALIEALNKAKPASSKGVYLRKVAVSSTMGVGVRVDTQTISA, from the coding sequence ATGACCCAGCTCACCAAGAAACAAAAGGCCCTGCAAGGCAAGGTCGACAGCAACAAGCTGTATCCCCTGGCCGATGCCCTGAGCATCGTCAAGGAAGCGGCCACGGCCAAGTTCGATGAATCCATCGACGTGGCTGTGCAGCTCGGCATCGATGCCAAGAAGTCGGACCAGGTGGTTCGCGGCGCCGTGGTGATGCCCAACGGCATCGGCAAGACCAAGCGCGTGGCCGTGTTCGCCCAGGGCGCCAAGGCTGAAGAAGCCAAGGCCGCCGGCGCCGACATCGTCGGCATGGACGACCTGGCTGCCCAGGTCAAGGCCGGCGACATGCCGTTCGACGTGGTGATCGCCGCGCCCGACGCCATGCGCGTGGTCGGTACGCTGGGCCAGATCCTGGGCCCGCGCGGCCTGATGCCCAACCCCAAGGTCGGCACCGTGACGCCCGACGTCGCCACGGCCGTGAAGAACGCCAAGGCCGGCCAGGTGCAGTTCCGCGTCGACAAGGCCGGCATCGTGCATGGCACGATCGGCCGCCGCTCGTTCGACAACGACAAGCTGCAGGGCAACCTGGCGGCGCTGATCGAGGCGCTGAACAAGGCCAAGCCGGCTTCGAGCAAGGGTGTGTACCTGAGGAAGGTGGCGGTTTCGTCGACCATGGGCGTGGGTGTCCGCGTGGACACGCAAACCATCTCGGCGTGA
- the rplJ gene encoding 50S ribosomal protein L10, translating to MSLNRSEKQAVIEEVTGLAAQAQTLVMAEYRGITVADMTKLRSEARSKGVNLSVLKNSLARRAVAGSAFDIVADQMTGPLIYGFSVDAVAAAKVVADFAKTNDKLVIRGGAFGGKALDVNGVKQLANIPSKEVLLAQLCGLLMSPISRTAVVLGALAAKRGEGAAEPAAEAAAA from the coding sequence TTGAGTCTGAATCGCAGTGAGAAACAAGCCGTCATTGAAGAAGTGACGGGCCTCGCCGCTCAAGCTCAAACGCTGGTGATGGCGGAATACCGCGGCATCACGGTCGCTGACATGACCAAACTGCGTTCCGAAGCGCGCAGCAAGGGCGTGAACCTGAGCGTGTTGAAAAACAGCCTGGCTCGCCGTGCTGTCGCCGGAAGCGCGTTTGACATCGTCGCCGACCAGATGACCGGCCCGCTGATCTATGGCTTCTCCGTCGATGCCGTGGCCGCTGCCAAAGTGGTGGCCGATTTCGCGAAAACCAACGACAAGCTGGTGATTCGCGGCGGTGCATTCGGCGGCAAGGCCCTGGACGTCAATGGCGTGAAGCAACTGGCCAACATTCCTTCCAAGGAAGTGTTGCTGGCCCAGCTGTGTGGCTTGCTGATGTCGCCCATTTCGCGTACGGCCGTGGTGCTGGGCGCGCTGGCGGCGAAACGAGGCGAAGGCGCTGCCGAACCGGCAGCCGAGGCAGCCGCCGCCTGA
- the rpoC gene encoding DNA-directed RNA polymerase subunit beta', with protein sequence MKSLLDLFKQFTPDEHFDAIRIGMASPEKIRSWSFGEVKKPETINYRTFKPERDGLFCAKIFGPIKDYECLCGKYKRLKHRGVICEKCGVEVTQTKVRRERMGHIDLAAPCAHIWFLKSLPSRLGLVLDMTLRDIERVLYFEAYVVTDPGMTPLKKFGIMSEDDYDAKRKEYGDEFTAKMGAEGIKDLLESIDIDLSIERLRGDLTGSEVKVKKNAKRLKVLEAFKKSGIKPQWMVLDVLPVLPPDLRPLVPLDGGRFATSDLNDLYRRVINRNSRLRRLLELKAPEIIARNEKRMLQEAVDSLLDNGRRGKAMTGANKRALKSLADMIKGKSGRFRQNLLGKRVDYSGRSVITVGPTLKLHQCGLPKLMALELFKPFIFSRLEAMGIATTIKAAKKEVESGTPVVWDILEEVIKEHPVMLNRAPTLHRLGIQAFEPILIEGKAIQLHPLVCAAFNADFDGDQMAVHVPLSVEAQMEARTLMLASNNVLFPASGEPSIVPSQDVVLGLYYTTRERINGKGEGLIFSDTGEVQRAFDAGEVELTAKINVRLTEWTKDKDTGEFVPSTKLWETTAGRALLSEILPKGLPFANINKALKKKEISKLINVSFRKCGLKETVVFADKLLQNGFRLATKAGISIAIDDMLVPKEKHGIIERAEKEVKEIEQQYVSGLVTSGERYNKVVDIWGKAGDEVSKVMMAQLAKQKTTDRHGKEVDQESFNSIYMMADSGARGSAAQIRQLAGMRGLMAKPDGSIIETPITANFREGLNVLQYFISTHGARKGLADTALKTANSGYLTRRLVDVTQDLVVTETDCGTHEGSLMRAIVEGGEVIESLRDRILGRTAADDVLHPENRSVLLKAGEMLDEDIIEELETAGVDEVKVRTALTCETRFGICAKCYGRDLGRGGLVNGGEAVGVIAAQSIGEPGTQLTMRTFHIGGAASRAAIASSVEAKSNGIIGFNATMRYVTNSKGELVVIARSGEIVIHDEHGRERERHKVPYGATLTVKADQTIKAGTILANWDPLTRPIITEFAGQVKFENVEEGLTVAKQVDEVTGLSTLVVIDPKRRGSAKVVRPQVKLIDASGNEVKIPGTDHSVTIGFQVGALIQVRDGQDVGPGEVLARIPVEGQKTRDITGGLPRVAELFEARSPKDKGVLAEMTGTVSFGKETKGKIRLQITDPEGKVWEELVPKEKNILVHEGQVVNKGESVVDGPADPQDILRLLGIEELSRYIVDEVQDVYRLQGVKINDKHIEVIVRQMLRRVVVENPGESSYIAGEQIERSEMLDTNDALRADNKLPATYSNLLLGITKASLSTDSFISAASFQETTRVLTEAAIMGKRDELRGLKENVIVGRLIPAGTGMAYHQARKAKDQMDEAERRAIAEAEAAELAGASTEASEGAATE encoded by the coding sequence ATGAAGTCTTTACTCGACCTGTTCAAGCAATTCACGCCGGATGAGCATTTCGATGCCATCCGCATCGGCATGGCGTCGCCCGAGAAGATCCGTTCGTGGTCTTTCGGCGAAGTCAAGAAGCCGGAAACCATCAACTACCGCACCTTCAAGCCCGAGCGTGACGGCCTGTTCTGCGCGAAGATCTTCGGTCCCATCAAGGACTACGAATGCCTGTGCGGCAAGTACAAGCGCCTCAAGCACCGCGGCGTGATCTGCGAGAAGTGCGGCGTTGAAGTCACGCAGACCAAGGTGCGCCGCGAGCGCATGGGCCACATCGACCTGGCCGCGCCCTGCGCCCACATCTGGTTCCTGAAGTCGCTGCCGTCGCGCCTGGGCCTGGTGCTCGACATGACGCTGCGCGACATCGAGCGCGTGCTGTACTTCGAAGCCTATGTGGTCACCGATCCCGGCATGACCCCGCTGAAGAAGTTCGGCATCATGTCCGAGGACGACTATGACGCCAAGCGCAAGGAATACGGCGACGAGTTCACCGCCAAGATGGGCGCCGAAGGCATCAAGGACCTGCTCGAATCCATCGACATCGACCTGTCGATCGAGCGCCTGCGCGGCGACCTGACCGGCTCCGAAGTCAAGGTCAAGAAGAATGCCAAGCGCCTGAAGGTGCTGGAAGCCTTCAAGAAGTCCGGCATCAAGCCCCAGTGGATGGTGCTGGACGTGCTGCCCGTGCTGCCGCCGGACCTGCGTCCGCTGGTGCCGCTGGACGGCGGCCGCTTCGCGACCTCCGACCTGAACGACCTGTACCGCCGCGTCATCAACCGCAACAGCCGTCTGCGGCGTCTGCTGGAGCTCAAGGCGCCGGAAATCATCGCGCGCAACGAGAAGCGGATGCTGCAGGAAGCCGTGGACAGCTTGCTGGACAACGGCCGCCGTGGCAAGGCCATGACGGGCGCCAACAAGCGCGCGCTCAAGTCGCTGGCCGACATGATCAAGGGCAAGAGCGGCCGCTTCCGCCAGAACTTGCTGGGCAAGCGCGTCGACTACTCGGGCCGTTCGGTCATTACCGTGGGCCCGACGCTCAAGCTGCACCAGTGCGGCCTGCCGAAGCTGATGGCGCTGGAGCTGTTCAAGCCCTTCATCTTCTCGCGCCTCGAAGCCATGGGCATCGCGACGACGATCAAGGCTGCCAAGAAGGAAGTCGAATCCGGCACGCCGGTGGTGTGGGACATCCTTGAGGAAGTAATCAAGGAACACCCGGTGATGCTGAACCGGGCGCCGACGCTGCACCGCCTGGGCATCCAGGCCTTCGAGCCGATCCTGATCGAAGGCAAGGCGATCCAGCTGCATCCGCTGGTCTGCGCGGCCTTCAACGCCGACTTCGACGGTGACCAGATGGCTGTGCACGTGCCGCTGTCGGTGGAAGCGCAGATGGAAGCCCGCACCTTGATGCTGGCCTCCAACAACGTGCTGTTCCCGGCCTCGGGCGAACCGTCCATCGTGCCGTCGCAGGACGTGGTGCTGGGCTTGTACTACACGACCCGCGAGCGCATCAACGGCAAGGGCGAGGGCCTGATCTTCTCCGACACCGGTGAAGTGCAGCGCGCGTTCGACGCGGGCGAAGTGGAGCTCACCGCCAAGATCAACGTGCGCCTGACCGAGTGGACCAAGGACAAGGACACGGGCGAGTTCGTGCCGTCGACCAAGCTGTGGGAAACCACGGCCGGCCGCGCGCTGCTGTCCGAGATCCTGCCCAAGGGCCTGCCTTTTGCCAACATCAACAAGGCGCTGAAGAAGAAGGAAATCTCCAAGCTCATCAACGTCTCGTTCCGCAAGTGCGGCCTGAAAGAGACGGTGGTGTTCGCCGACAAGCTGCTGCAGAACGGCTTCCGCCTGGCCACCAAGGCCGGCATCTCGATTGCCATCGACGACATGCTGGTGCCCAAGGAAAAGCACGGCATCATCGAGCGCGCCGAGAAGGAAGTGAAGGAGATCGAACAGCAGTACGTGTCCGGTCTCGTGACCTCCGGCGAGCGCTACAACAAGGTGGTGGACATCTGGGGCAAGGCCGGCGACGAAGTCTCCAAGGTCATGATGGCCCAGCTGGCCAAGCAGAAGACCACCGACCGCCACGGCAAGGAAGTGGACCAGGAGTCCTTCAACTCCATCTACATGATGGCCGACTCGGGCGCCCGCGGTTCCGCCGCGCAGATCCGCCAGCTGGCCGGCATGCGGGGCCTGATGGCCAAGCCTGACGGCTCCATCATCGAGACGCCCATCACGGCCAACTTCCGTGAAGGCCTGAACGTGCTGCAGTACTTCATCTCCACCCACGGTGCTCGTAAGGGCTTGGCGGACACGGCGCTGAAGACGGCCAACTCAGGTTACCTGACGCGCCGCCTGGTCGATGTGACGCAGGACCTGGTCGTGACCGAGACCGATTGCGGCACGCACGAAGGCTCGCTGATGCGCGCCATCGTCGAGGGCGGTGAAGTCATCGAATCGCTGCGCGACCGCATCCTGGGCCGTACCGCGGCCGACGACGTGCTGCATCCCGAGAACCGTTCGGTGCTGCTCAAGGCCGGCGAGATGCTGGACGAAGACATCATCGAGGAGCTGGAAACCGCCGGCGTCGACGAAGTCAAGGTCCGCACCGCGCTGACCTGCGAAACCCGCTTCGGCATCTGCGCCAAGTGCTATGGCCGCGACCTCGGCCGCGGCGGCCTGGTCAACGGCGGCGAGGCGGTCGGCGTGATCGCCGCGCAGTCGATCGGCGAACCCGGCACGCAGCTCACGATGCGGACCTTCCACATCGGCGGCGCCGCCTCGCGCGCTGCCATCGCCTCCAGCGTGGAAGCCAAGTCCAACGGCATCATCGGCTTCAACGCCACGATGCGCTACGTGACCAACAGCAAGGGCGAGCTCGTGGTGATCGCGCGTTCCGGCGAAATCGTCATCCATGACGAGCACGGCCGCGAGCGCGAGCGCCACAAGGTGCCGTATGGCGCCACGCTGACTGTGAAGGCCGACCAGACCATCAAGGCCGGCACCATCCTCGCCAACTGGGACCCGCTGACGCGACCCATCATCACGGAATTCGCCGGCCAGGTGAAGTTCGAGAACGTGGAAGAGGGCCTCACGGTGGCCAAGCAGGTCGACGAAGTGACCGGCCTGTCCACGCTGGTGGTGATCGACCCGAAGCGCCGCGGCTCGGCCAAGGTGGTGCGTCCGCAGGTCAAGCTGATCGATGCGTCCGGCAACGAAGTGAAGATCCCCGGCACCGACCACTCGGTGACGATCGGCTTCCAGGTCGGCGCGCTGATCCAGGTGCGCGACGGCCAGGACGTGGGCCCCGGCGAAGTGCTGGCCCGCATCCCGGTCGAAGGCCAGAAGACGCGCGACATCACGGGCGGTCTGCCGCGCGTGGCCGAGCTGTTCGAAGCCCGTTCGCCCAAGGACAAGGGCGTGCTGGCCGAGATGACCGGCACGGTGTCGTTCGGCAAGGAGACCAAGGGCAAGATCCGCCTGCAGATCACCGACCCGGAAGGCAAGGTCTGGGAAGAGCTCGTGCCCAAGGAAAAGAACATCCTGGTGCACGAAGGCCAGGTGGTCAACAAGGGCGAGTCCGTGGTGGACGGCCCGGCCGATCCGCAGGACATCCTGCGCCTGCTGGGCATCGAGGAACTCTCGCGCTACATCGTCGATGAAGTGCAGGACGTCTACCGCCTCCAGGGCGTGAAGATCAACGACAAGCACATCGAGGTGATCGTTCGCCAGATGCTGCGCCGCGTCGTGGTCGAGAACCCGGGCGAGTCCAGCTACATCGCGGGCGAGCAGATCGAGCGCTCCGAGATGCTGGACACCAACGACGCCCTGCGCGCCGACAACAAGCTGCCGGCGACCTACAGCAACCTGCTGCTGGGCATCACCAAGGCTTCGCTGTCGACCGACTCGTTCATCTCCGCGGCATCCTTCCAGGAAACGACGCGCGTGCTGACCGAAGCCGCCATCATGGGCAAGCGCGACGAGCTGCGCGGCCTGAAGGAAAACGTCATCGTCGGCCGCCTGATTCCCGCGGGCACCGGCATGGCCTACCACCAGGCCCGCAAGGCCAAGGACCAGATGGACGAGGCCGAGCGCCGCGCCATCGCCGAGGCCGAAGCCGCCGAACTGGCCGGTGCCTCGACCGAGGCCAGCGAGGGCGCGGCAACCGAATAA